The following is a genomic window from Azospirillaceae bacterium.
GTGCTGGCCGCTGTGCAGCCCGCCCTGGGCGACGATTATGAGAAGGCGCTGGCCGATGGCTTCAGCCACCGCTGGATGCACGCCTATCCGCAGGAGGGCAAGCAGTCCGGCGCCTATCAGACCGGCGTCTACGGCCTGCACCCGGTGGTCTTCCTGAACTATCAGGACAATTACGAATCCGTGTCCACCCTGGCCCATGAATGGGGCCACGCCATGCACACCACCCTGGCCAACCGTACCCAGCCCTATGAACTGGCGGGATACTCCCTGTTCATGGCGGAGATCGCGTCCACGGCGAACGAGTTCATCCTGTCCGACTACATGCTGGCTCACGCCAAGACCAGGCAGGAGAAGCTGCTGTACCTGGGCAATGAGCTGGAGACCATCCGCGGCACCTTCTTCCGCCAGACCATGTTCGCCGAATTCGAACTGCAGGTGCACGACGCGGTGGAAAAGGGTGAGCCCATGTCGGGCAAGCGCATGACGGAGATCTATCTGGGCCTGCTGCGCAAGTACCACGGCGCCGACCAGGGCGTGATGCAGATCGATCCGGTGTACGCGGCGGAATGGGCCTACATCCCCCACTTCTACCGGCCGTTCTACGTCTACCAGTACGCGACCTCCATCTCCGCCTCCGCCTACTTCACGGAGAAGCTGCGCGACGGCGGCACGGCCGCGCGCGACAATTATCTGTCGGTGCTGAAGGCCGGTGGTTCGGATTATCCCGTGAACGTGCTGAAGAAGGCCGGCCTGGACATGACCTCGCCCGCCCCCTACCAGGCGCTGGTGCGGCGCATGGACACCGTCATCACCGAGATGGAACAGTTGCTGGATCAGAAAGACAACTGAGACGCGTTCGGAACATATCCCGGCTGTCGGGCCGGGATATGTATGGCCCTTCACAGCGAATTCCAGCGAGTCTATAGAGGAACAGCAGGTTCCGGCGGGCATCCGCCGGAACCTTTTGTCATGAGCGCTTTCTTGGGAGTTGGGTGATGTCGGGCATGTGGCGGGTCGCACTGACGGTGCATGAGGACGTGGTGCAGGCCTTCGCCCAGGTGCTGGAGGCGCATGTCGATGCCGTTTCCACCTTCGAGTTGGAAGAGGGCGGCAACTGGCTGATCGAGGGCACCAGCCACGGTGAGCCCGACCAGTCCCGCCTGGTGGCCCGCGTCACCGTTCTCGCCATGGCGCTGGGCGTGGGCCAGCCCACCATCGAGGTGGAGCCGCTGGCCCCCATCGATTGGGTGACCCAGACCTATCTCAGCTTCCCGCCCATCCGCGCCGGCCGTTTCTTCGTTCACGGCAGCCACCACAAGAAGCCGGTGCCGGCCGGCTGCATCGGTTTGCTGATCGAGGCCGCGATGGCCTTCGGTTCCGGTGAGCACGCCACCACCCAGGGCTGCCTACGGGCCCTGAGCGACCTGCGTAAGTCCATGCCCGTCACCCGGGCGCTGGACATGGGCTGCGGCTCCGGCATCCTGGCCTTCGCCATCGCCAAGCTGTGGCGGGCGCCGGTGGCGGCGGTGGACATCGATGCCCTGTCCATCATGATCGCGGGCGAGAACGCGCGCCTGAACAAGGTGAACAAGCTGGTCACCTGCCGCCATGGCGACGGCTACCGCACCCCCATCGTGGCCAAGCAGGGCCCCTATGACCTGATCGTCGCCAACATCCTGGCGCGGCCGCTGGCCCGCATGGCGCCGCGCCTGCGCCAGAACCTGCGGCCCGGCGGCATCGCCGTCCTGTCCGGCCTGCTGGCCCGTCAGGAAAAGCTGGTGATCGCCGCCCACCGCCGCCAGGGCCTGAAGCTGGTCCGCCGCTACAAGATCGGTGAGTGGAACACGCTTGTCATGAAGGGCTGATGTCCTAAGCAGGAAAGGGGGCTCCTTTTCCCGCCTGTAAATTCATGTAACACGACGGTAACGCCGGCAGACAGCCCCACAGGCGGCGGCGTATCAAAAGGGCCTGCGTGGATTGCCGGCCCTTCATGGGATGGCGTCCGCGCACACGGGCATCGGGCGACCGACGCCGGTGTCGCGGCGGGGGTCTTCTCCCCGCGTTGGTCCCCGCCGCGACGCTTATCCGGCCTGTGAACGCCGATCCACCAAAAATTTGATGCCATCAAAAACCTGGCCTACACTGGCTGGAAGGGGCGGACTTGTGCGCGCCGCCAGGCCAGGCATTGTGGCCCCGCGCGGGCCCACCGGCCGCCCCCGAGAATAAGCATCGTTGGAAAGAGGCGTTTTCCCGTGGACAGCACCCATCATACCCAGACCCCGGCCCAGATTTATCGTGGGGATGCCGAACTGGCCCGCCTGTTGAAGGCCGCCGGCATCGACCGTGACGTTGCCGGGGTGCGGGATCTGCTGCGCGGCGTGCGCGCCGCCCCGGACGATGTCGATCCCGCCCATTTCCTGACCCTGTTCGGCCCAGACCTGCCGGAGGAACTGGCGGCACAGCTGACGGCGCTGAAGTCCCTGATCGCCGCCCCGCCCCCGCCGGAGGCCGGCGACATCGCCGCCCGCGTGGCCGCCTTGCGCGCCGAACTGGTGCGCATGAACCTGGACGGCTTCGTCATTCCGCGCGCCGATGAGTTCCAGGGCGAATACGTGCCGGCCCGTTCCGAACGCCTGGCCTGGATCACCGGCTTCACCGGATCGGCCGGCGTGGCGGTGGTGCTGCGCGATCGCGCGGCCTTGTTCATCGACGGCCGTTATACGCTTCAGGCGGAGGCCCAGGTGTCGGCCGCCCTGTATGAGCGCCACCACCTGATCGAAACCTTCCATGGCGATTGGATCGCCAGCGCCGTCGCCAAGGGCGGGCGCATCGGTTACGACCCGTGGCTGCACACCGTCGGCTGGATCGACCGCATGCGCGCCGCATTGGGCCGCGCCGGGGCTGAACTGGTGGCGATGGACACCAACCCGCTGGACGCGGTGTGGCACGACCGGCCGGCCGCCCCGCTGGGGCCTGTGGTGGCGCAGTTGCTGGCCAACGCCGGCCAGTCCTCCGCCGACAAGCGGTCGGAGATCGCGGCTGAACTGAAGCGCAATGGCGAGCTGGCGGCGGTGCTGACCCAACCGGACGGCATCGCCTGGCTGCTGAACATTCGCGGCGGCGACGTGCCCAACACGCCCCTGCCGCTTTCTTACGCCCTGTTGACCAACGACGGCGACGTCGACCTGTTCATCGACCAGCGCAAGCTGGTGCCGGGGCTGGAGGTCCATCTGGGCAACCAGGTCTCCGTCCGCAAGCCGGAGGAATTGCGCGGCGCGCTGGAGGCCCTGGGCGCCACCGGTGGCAAGGTACGGGTCGACCCCATCTGGACGGCGTCCTGGGTGTTCGACCGGCTGACCCAGGCGGGTGCCAAGGTGGTGAAGGACCGCGACCCCGTCGTCTTCCGCAAGGCCGCCAAGAATCCGACGGAAATCGCCGGCAGCCGGGCGGCGCATGCCCGCGACGGCGTCGCCGTCACCCGCTTCCTGCACTGGCTGAGCGGGGCCGCCGCCGCTGGCACCCTGAGCGAGATCGAGGCGTCGGACCGGCTGTTCGCCTTCCGCCAGGAACAGGCGATGTTCCGGGGCACCAGCTT
Proteins encoded in this region:
- a CDS encoding 50S ribosomal protein L11 methyltransferase; the encoded protein is MSGMWRVALTVHEDVVQAFAQVLEAHVDAVSTFELEEGGNWLIEGTSHGEPDQSRLVARVTVLAMALGVGQPTIEVEPLAPIDWVTQTYLSFPPIRAGRFFVHGSHHKKPVPAGCIGLLIEAAMAFGSGEHATTQGCLRALSDLRKSMPVTRALDMGCGSGILAFAIAKLWRAPVAAVDIDALSIMIAGENARLNKVNKLVTCRHGDGYRTPIVAKQGPYDLIVANILARPLARMAPRLRQNLRPGGIAVLSGLLARQEKLVIAAHRRQGLKLVRRYKIGEWNTLVMKG
- a CDS encoding aminopeptidase P family protein, coding for MDSTHHTQTPAQIYRGDAELARLLKAAGIDRDVAGVRDLLRGVRAAPDDVDPAHFLTLFGPDLPEELAAQLTALKSLIAAPPPPEAGDIAARVAALRAELVRMNLDGFVIPRADEFQGEYVPARSERLAWITGFTGSAGVAVVLRDRAALFIDGRYTLQAEAQVSAALYERHHLIETFHGDWIASAVAKGGRIGYDPWLHTVGWIDRMRAALGRAGAELVAMDTNPLDAVWHDRPAAPLGPVVAQLLANAGQSSADKRSEIAAELKRNGELAAVLTQPDGIAWLLNIRGGDVPNTPLPLSYALLTNDGDVDLFIDQRKLVPGLEVHLGNQVSVRKPEELRGALEALGATGGKVRVDPIWTASWVFDRLTQAGAKVVKDRDPVVFRKAAKNPTEIAGSRAAHARDGVAVTRFLHWLSGAAAAGTLSEIEASDRLFAFRQEQAMFRGTSFDSISGAGPNGAIVHYRASPETNRVLEKDSVYLIDSGGQYLDGTTDITRTVAVGTPPDEARRHFTLVLKGHIALATLRFPKGTTGSQIDILARQFLWAQGLDYDHGTGHGVGSFLSVHEESARIAKAPNAVALVPGMIVSNEPGYYRTGAYGIRIENLVLVNPPADLAGGEVPMLSFETLTLAPIDRALIEPSLLTDAEKDWLNAYHARVRASVTPHLDADAAAWLATATAPV